A region from the Triticum aestivum cultivar Chinese Spring chromosome 3D, IWGSC CS RefSeq v2.1, whole genome shotgun sequence genome encodes:
- the LOC123077749 gene encoding formin-like protein 20 produces the protein MVQEPSNSSNHHLQQQLAKYGGGTGNGNGNGNGAATGVARASRKNKPKKIPQRGLGVAQLEKLRIEEQKKMGGGPSAATPSSHALNGGALCHLPAPTLHHHLPPPPPLSALSRPAAADHCGFPPALWSPADPAKHPYKRSLCPQPPLPMVSTGLSLTAPSSHPPEPPSNQMYSSSSSSRRSSAAAPAPTEDEREPAGVDRSWPFMFEGMTPFTTTSKAFPPPPLPPFAVRTASDSGLADVTPDLSRYEFRATNYFSASAYPSCSDWTPEFGHCKDTGRSRDAGLLTLSSRPPQLMRQPHVVPSMHIPEYGGFSASASAVPSQLGSVSASPSSSSLPFYNFLPIGPVDHERAPSERKADVSDGEIDLELKLWKG, from the exons ATGGTGCAGGAGCCGAGCAACAGCAGCAACCAccacctgcagcagcagctggccaAGTACGGCGGCGGGACCGGCAacggcaacggcaacggcaacGGCGCGGCCACCGGCGTGGCGCGGGCGTCGAGGAAGAACAAGCCCAAGAAGATCCCGCAGCGCGGCCTCGGCGTGGCGCAGCTCGAGAAGCTCCGCATCGAGGAGCAGAAGAAGATGGGGGGAGGGCCGTCCGCGGCCACGCCGTCGTCGCACGCGCTCAACGGCGGGGCCCTCTGCCACCTCCCCGCGCCCACGCTGCACCatcacctgccgccgccgcccccgctgaGCGCCCTCTCGAGGCCGGCCGCCGCGGACCACTGCGGCTTCCCGCCGGCGCTCTGGAGCCCGGCGGATCCGGCGAAGCACCCGTACAAGAGAAGCCTCTGCCCCCAACCTCCACTCCCAATG GTGAGCACGGGCCTGTCCCTGACGGCGCCGTCGAGCCACCCACCGGAGCCCCCTTCAAACCAAatgtacagcagcagcagcagcagcaggaggagcagcgcggcggcgccggcgccgacgGAGGACGAGAGG GAACCGGCCGGCGTGGATAGGTCCTGGCCCTTCATGTTCGAGGGGATGACCCCATTCACGACGACGAGCAAAGCCTTCCCCCCTCCTCCGTTGCCGCCGTTCGCCGTCAGGACGGCGAGCGATTCCGGGCTGGCCGATGTTACTCCTGACCTGAGCAGATACGAGTTCAGAGCAACCAATTATTTCAG TGCAAGTGCGTACCCAAGTTGTTCAGACTGGACGCCAGAGTTCGGTCACTGCAAGGATACCGGCCGTAGCAGAGACGCTGGCTTGCTCACCCTGAGCTCGCGGCCTCCACAACTCATGAGGCAGCCTCATGTGGTGCCATCAATGCACATCCCGGAGTACGGCGGCTTCAGTGCCAGTGCCAGCGCCGTGCCATCCCAG CTCGGGAGCGTTTCAGCTTCGCCGTCATCGTCGTCCCTGCCATTCTACAACTTCCTCCCGATCGGCCCGGTCGACCATGAGAGAGCCCCGAGCGAGCGGAAGGCCGACGTGTCGGATGGGGAAATCGACTTGGAGCTCAAGCTATGGAAGGGCTGA
- the LOC123077748 gene encoding sodium/calcium exchanger NCL1: MAIRRQRRAFPLVPFLVSLLAVAAYGRLISDGMPATPSSSVLASPLSSAAIRLNSSSPATAAAPEECEQTYGFLPCTTTVFGNMFLVLTYGFLMFKAATFLSAGSELLLEIMGPGLVGGLLLPILGALPDALLVLVSGLSGTKETAQSQVLIGMGLLAGSTVFLLTLLWGTCVVVGKCDVTENGVAIDSTDTKGFSLTGSGITTDVQTSYAARIMAISVVPFVIAQFPKMLKTHHGERLAILLALIASFSLVLAYCLYQVFQPWVQKRKLAYAKHKHVISGILQHAQKQALGRLLNDDGSPNENVIRKLFHKIDNDDSRNLSRAELHALIIGINFEEIDFDKNDAVDKIMDDFDTSGNDTVEEDEFVAGMKIWLHEAKQKVEASGAYSNKFVNDYHARTREDHDQLVDRSDEAVESVENPGWCIAKAVGYLLLGATICAAFADPLVDAVHNFSNATHIPSFFVSFIGLPLATNSSEAVSAIIFASRKKQRTCSLTFSEVYGGVTMNNTLCLGVFLALIYFRELTWDFSSEVLVILLVCVIMGLFTSFRTSFPLWTCLVAYLLYPLTLAVVYVLDFVFGWS, from the exons ATGGCGATTCGCCGGCAGCGCCGTGCCTTCCCGCTCGTCCCCTTCCTCGTctccctcctcgccgtcgccgcctaTGGCCGCCTCATCTCCGACGGCATGccggccaccccgtcctcctccgtCCTCGCGTCCCCGCTGTCCTCCGCCGCCATCCGCCTCAActcctcctcgccggccaccgccgccgcgcccgaggAGTGCGAGCAGACGTACGGCTTCCTCCCGTGCACCACCACCGTGTTCGGGAACATGTTCCTGGTGCTCACCTACGGGTTCCTCATGTTCAAGGCGGCCACGTTCCTGTCGGCCGGCAGTGAGCTGCTGCTGGAGATCATGGGGCCCGGCCTCGTCGGCGGTCTCCTCCTCCCCATCCTCGGCgccctccccgacgcgctcctcgTGCTCG TATCTGGTCTCTCTGGGACTAAAGAAACTGCACAAAGTCAGGTCCTCATCGGGATGGGGCTGCTTGCTGGTTCGACTGTCTTTCTTCTCACCCTGCTTTGGGGAACTTGTGTTGTTGTTGGCAAATGTGATGTTACGGAAAACGGTGTTGCTATTGATTCAACTGACACTAAGGGCTTCAGCTTGACTG GCTCTGGCATTACAACTGATGTGCAAACCAGCTATGCAGCACGAATCATGGCCATAtctgttgttccctttgtcattgctCAGTTCCCGAAAATGTTGAAGACTCACCATGGGGAGCGCTTAGCCATATTGCTGGCTCTAATTGCTTCATTTTCACTTGTACTCGCCTACTGCCTGTATCAG GTTTTCCAGCCTTGGGTTCAGAAGAGGAAGCTCGCATACGCAAAGCACAAGCATGTGATCTCTGGGATCCTACAGCATGCCCAAAAGCAAGCACTGGGCCGGCTACTTAATGATGACGGCTCACCTAATGAAAACGTCATAAGAAA GTTGTTCCACAAGATCGACAATGATGACAGCCGTAACCTGTCACGAGCAGAGCTACATGCGCTTATTATCGGGATCAACTTTGAGGAGATTGACTTTGACAAGAATGATGCTGTCGATAAGATCATGGACGACTTTGATACTTCAGGCAATGACACTGTGGAGGAGGATGAGTTTGTCGCGGGAATGAAAATATGGCTTCATGAGGCGAAGCAAAAAGTGGAGGCTAGTGGTGCCTACTCTAATAAGTTTGTCAACGACTACCATGCT AGAACTAGGGAGGATCATGACCAGTTGGTCGACAGATCTGACGAGGCAGTGGAGAGCGTCGAGAACCCTGGTTGGTGCATTGCCAAGGCTGTGGGGTACCTGCTTCTCGGTGCTACCATTTGTGCCGCATTTGCAGACCCGCTCGTTGATGCTGTCCACAACTTCTCTAACGCCACACACATCCCGTCCTTCTTTGTCTCGTTCATCGGCCTCCCGCTGGCAACCAATTCCAGCGAGGCCGTCTCGGCCATCATCTTCGCcagcaggaagaagcagaggacTTGCTCCCTCACTTTCTCAGAG GTATACGGTGGTGTGACCATGAACAACACGCTGTGTCTGGGCGTGTTCTTGGCGCTCATCTACTTCAGGGAGCTGACGTGGGACTTCTCTTCGGAGGTGCTCGTCATCCTGCTCGTCTGTGTCATCATGGGCCTCTTCACAAGCTTCCGGACCAGCTTCCCGCTCTGGACCTGCCTGGTAGCGTACCTGCTGTACCCTCTGACCCTCGCCGTCGTCTACGTCCTCGACTTCGTCTTCGGCTGGTCATAG